One Panicum virgatum strain AP13 chromosome 9K, P.virgatum_v5, whole genome shotgun sequence genomic region harbors:
- the LOC120650849 gene encoding bifunctional riboflavin kinase/FMN phosphatase-like, producing MAAPKPFSRLISHVILDLDGTLLNTDSVVSNVVKPFLVKNGKTWDSKKAHKLVGKTPYEAAAVVLEDYGLPYSTEEFLSMITPMFSEQWCNIKPLPGANRLIKHLRSNGVPTALASNSPRSNVEAKISCHQGWKESFTAIVGGDEVEKGKPSPDIFLEAAKRMNTTPSNCLVIEDSLPGVTAGKAAGMHVIAVPSVPKKTAEFSTADEVINSLLDVKPENWGLPPFKDWIEGTLPIEPWFISGPVIKGFGRGSKVLGIPTANLPAENFSDVVSEHTSGVYFGWAGLSTRGVYKMVMSIGWNPYFDNTEKTVEPWLLHDFGEDFYGEELRLAIVGYIRPEANFPSLESLIERIHEDGRIAEKALDLPMYAQYKDSPYLRNPLQQGSTTDGSQAELNSK from the exons ATGGCTGCACCCAAGCCCTTTTCTCGGCTTATTTCCCATGTAATTCTAGATTTGGATGGCACCCTCTTAAACACAG ATTCTGTTGTAAGTAATGTGGTAAAACCATTTCTTGTCAAAAATGGGAAAACGTGGGATAGCAAAAAAGCTCACAAGCTAGTTGGGAAAACACCTTATGAAGCTGCAGCTGTTGTTTTGGAAGACTATGGACTCCCTTACTCTACAGAAGAGTTCCTCTCGATGATTACTCCAATGTTCAGTGAGCA GTGGTGCAACATAAAGCCTCTTCCAGGAGCTAATCGGCTGATAAAACATTTAAGGAGTAATGGGGTGCCTACTGCATTGGCTTCAAACTCGCCAAGATCTAATGTAGAAGCCAAAATTTCCTGCCATCAGG GTTGGAAAGAGTCTTTCACTGCAATTGTTGGTGGAGATGAAGTGGAGAAGGGGAAGCCATCCCCAGATAT ATTTTTGGAAGCTGCAAAAAGAATGAACACCACTCCTTCAAATTGCCTAGTAATCGAGGATTCCTT GCCAGGTGTTACAGCTGGAAAAGCTGCGGGAATGCATGTCATAGCTGTACCATCAGTGCCTAAAAAGACTGCTGAGTTCAGCACTGCTGATGAGGTGATCAATTCCCTCCTCGATGTAAAGCCTGAAAACTGGGGTTTGCCACCATTTAAAGATT GGATTGAAGGCACCTTACCAATAGAACCATGGTTTATCAGTGGACCTGTAATCAAAGGATTTGGCCGTGGTTCTAAAGTACTAGGAATACCAACAG CCAATTTGCCCGCAGAGAACTTTTCTGATGTAGTGTCCGAGCATACGTCAGGGGTATACTTTGGCTGGGCTGGACTTTCAACACGTGGTGTATATAAGATGGTTATGAGCATAGGCTGGAATCCATATTTTGACAACACTGAGAAGACAGTA GAGCCTTGGTTGCTTCATGATTTTGGTGAGGACTTCTATGGTGAGGAGCTGCGCCTTGCCATTGTTGGCTACATAAGACCCGAG GCCAACTTTCCTTCACTCGAGAGCTTGATAGAGAGGATTCATGAGGATGGAAGAATAGCAGAGAAAGCACTAGACTTACCAATGTATGCCCAGTATAAAGACTCGCCATATTTGAGAAACCCTTTGCAGCAGGGAAGTACTACTGATGGGAGCCAGGCTGAACTGAATTCCAAGTGA
- the LOC120648596 gene encoding membrane protein PM19L-like, with amino-acid sequence MAIMSLEALRRRNVAGPLLLLNLVLYVLMMGFASWALNSFVHGQSQQYYPPGPRSAGEEAATLQFIQFALLAAVVGAAAKAAAAFHARAWRPQGLAAAAALGTVAWAATALAFGLACKEMRAGAGAARGWRMRALEGLTAVLALTQLLYVAMLHAAVAGDRCQPGCPAEDDQEHHRGGPTCSVM; translated from the exons ATGGCGATCATGTCGCTGGAGGCGTTGCGGAGGAGGAACGTGGCCggcccgctgctgctgctcaacctCGTCCTGTACGTCCTCATGATGGGGTTCGCCAGCTGGGCGCTCAACAGCTTCGTCCACGGCCAGAGCCAGCAGTACTACCCACCAG GGCCGCgcagcgccggcgaggaggcggcgacgcTCCAGTTCATCCAGTTCGCGCTGCTGGCGGCCGtcgtcggcgcggcggcgaaggccgCGGCCGCGTTCCACGCACGCGCGTGGCGGCCGCAGggcctcgcggccgccgcggcgctgggCACCGTCGCGTGGGCCGCCACCGCGCTCGCGTTCGGCCTCGCGTGCAAGGAgatgcgcgccggcgccggcgcggcgcgcgggtggCGGATGCGCGCGCTGGAGGGGCTCACCGCGGTGCTGGCGCTCACGCAGCTGCTGTACGTGGCGATGCTgcacgccgccgtggccggcgaCCGCTGCCAGCCAGGGTGCCCCGCcgaggacgaccaggagcaccACAGGGGCGGCCCCACCTGCAGTGTCATGTGA
- the LOC120650850 gene encoding WD repeat-containing protein 70-like, with translation MADGGDMDEEAMRAFFPLSFGKITARPSSAVSSAHSSTLRKPQNPSNPNPSTSAAADDDGGAMIGPPRPPPAAPAGDDDDEEEGGGMIGPPRPPPLSTHGEGEDDEGGGMIGPPRPPPAEEDEEEEEEEDDMEDDGDGGFNRIPLSNEIVLRGHTKVVSALAVDHTGSRVLSGSYDYTVRMYDFQGMNSKLQSFRQLEPFEGHQVRSLSWSPTSDRFLCVTGSAQAKIYDRDGLTLGEFVKGDMYIRDLKNTKGHISGLTGGEWNPKSKETILTSSEDGSIRLWDVSDFKSQKQVIKPKLVRPMRIPVTSCAWDHEGKRIVGGIGDGSIQLWTVKTGWGSRPDIHVEKTHTEDITGVKFSTDGQILLSRSMDSTLKIWDLRRMKTPLKVFEDLPNHYAETNAAFSPDEQLIFTGTSIEKDGDNGGLLCFFDRKKLELVSRVGISPHYSVIRCLWHPRINQVFATVGDKKEGGTHILYDPSISQRGALVCVGRAPRKKSVDDFEVQPVIHNPHALPLFRDQPSRKRQREKILKDPLKSHKPEAPVNGPGYGGRVGTSKGSLLTQYLLKEGGLIKDTWMDEDPREAILKYADAAEKDPKFIAPAYSQTQPKPVFAESDSDNEEK, from the exons atggcggacggcggcgataTGGACGAGGAGGCGATGCGGGCCTTCTTCCCGCTCTCCTTTGGCAAGATCACCGCGCGCCCCAGCTCCGCGGTCTCCTCCGCCCACTCCTCCACCCTCCGCAAGCCCCAAAACCCTAGTAATCCCAacccctccacctccgccgccgctgacgACGACGGAGGCGCCATGATTGGTccccctcggccgccgccggcggcgcccgcgggggacgacgacgacgaggaagagGGCGGCGGCATGATCGGGCCGCCTCGGCCCCCACCGCTCTCCACTCACGGCGAGGGGGAGGATGACGAGGGCGGCGGCATGATTGGGCCGCCTAGGCCGCCGCCAGCGGAGGAGgacgaagaggaggaggaggaggaggacgatatggaggacgacggcgatggcgggtTCAATAGGATCCCTCTCAGCAACGAAATTGTTCTGCGGGGGCACACCAAG GTTGTCTCAGCCCTTGCTGTTGACCATACAGGATCCAGAGTGCTCTCTGGTAGCTATGATTATACAGTGCGCATGTACGATTTCCAGGGTATGAATTCAAAGCTGCAATCATTCAGACAATTGGAACCCTTTGAGGGCCATCAAGTTCGTAGCCTAAGTTGGAGTCCAACGTCCGATCGGTTCTTATGTGTTACTGGTTCTGCTCAGGCCAAG ATTTATGACCGTGATGGCCTCACGCTTGGCGAGTTTGTTAAGGGTGATATGTATATTCGTGATCTAAAGAATACAAAGGGACACATTTctgggctgacaggtggggagTGGAATCCAAAGTCAAAAGAGACTATTTTGACCTCATCTGAAGATGGTTCGATACGTCTCTGGGATGTGTCAGACTTTAAAAGTCAAAAGCAG GTCATCAAGCCAAAGCTAGTAAGACCAATGCGGATCCCTGTTACATCATGTGCATGGGACCATGAAGGAAAACGAATTGTGGGTGGCATAGGAGATGGTTCGATACAG CTCTGGACTGTAAAAACTGGATGGGGTAGCAGACCAGATATCCATGTTGAGAAAACACATACAGAGGATATTACTGGAGTTAAGTTTTCAACAGATGGACAAATTCTTCTGTCAAGAAGTATGGATAGTACTCTGAAG ATATGGGATCTGAGAAGAATGAAAACTCCTTTGAAAGTGTTTGAAGATTTGCCAAATCACTATGCTGAGACAAATGCAGCTTTTAGCCCAGATGAGCAACTTATTTTTACAGGAACCTCTATTGAAAAGGATGGTGACAATGGGGGACTACTCTGTTTCTTTGATAGAAAGAAACTTGAGCTTGTATCAAGGGTGGGGATTTCACCACATTACAGTGTGATAAGGTGCCTATGGCATCCAAGGATCAACCAG GTGTTTGCTACAGTTGGGGACAAGAAAGAAGGCGGGACTCATATCCTTTATGATCCTTCTATTAGTCAGAGGGGAGCTCTCGTATGTGTTGGACGAGCACCAAGGAAAAAGTCTGTCGATGACTTTGAGGTGCAACCTGTCATACACAATCCACATGCATTGCCACTTTTCAGAGATCAACCAAGTCGTAAACGTCAAAGagagaagatactgaaggaccCGCTCAAATCACACAAACCAGAAGCACCTGTTAATGGCCCGGGTTATGGTGGAAGAGTTGGTACTTCAAAAGGCAGCTTACTGACACAGTACCTCTTGAAG GAAGGTGGTTTAATTAAGGATACCTGGATGGATGAAGATCCAAGAGAAGCAATTTTGAAGTATGCTGATGCTGCAGAGAAAGATCCAAAGTTTATTGCGCCAGCTTATTCTCAAACCCAGCCAAAACCTGTCTTTGCAGAGTCTGATTCAGACAATGAAGAGAAATAA
- the LOC120650851 gene encoding hypersensitive-induced response protein 1-like, with protein sequence MGKLLAAIGKFFCFVQVNQSTLGIKERFGKFEEVLNPGCHFMPWIIGNRVTGQLTLRLRQLDVRCETKTKDNVFVTVVASIQYRAMEDKASDAYYKLSNPRAQIQAYVFDVIRASIPKLELDDAFEQKNEIAKAVEEELEKAMFAYGYEIVQTLIVDIEPDEKVKRAMNEINAAARLRVAANEKAEAEKIVQIKRAEGEAEAKYLSGLGIARQRQAIVDGLRDSVLGFSGNVPGTSAKDVMDLVLLTQYFDTMKEIGAASKSSAVFLPHGPGAVADIAGQIRDGFLQTSTQQAK encoded by the exons ATGGGGAAACTACTGGCAGCAATCGGCAAGTTCTTCTGCTTTGTACAGGTGAACCAGTCAACACTAGGCATCAAAGAGAGATTTGGGAAATTTGAGGAAGTTCTCAATCCTGGATGCCATTTTATGCCATGGATCATTGGAAACCGTGTCACCGGTCAGCTCACTCTAAGGCTTAGGCAGCTTGATGTCCGCTGCGAGACAAAAACAAAG GATAATGTTTTTGTTACTGTTGTTGCATCCATCCAATATCGAGCAATGGAAGACAAAGCAAGTGATGCATACTACAAGCTGAGCAACCCAAGAGCTCAAATTCAAGCATATGTCTTCGATG TTATAAGGGCAAGTATTCCTAAACTAGAACTGGATGATGCTTTTGAGCAAAAGAATGAAATAGCAAAAGCTGTGGAGGAGGAGCTTGAAAAGGCAATGTTTGCTTATGGTTATGAGATTGTGCAAACACTCATTGTTGATATAGAACCAGATGAGAAAGTTAAAAGGGCTATGAATGAAATTAATGCTG CTGCAAGACTTCGTGTCGCAGCAAATGAGAAGGCAGAGGCAGAGAAGATAGTTCAGATCAAGAGGGCTGAGGGTGAGGCCGAAGCCAAGTATCTCTCTGGCCTTGGCATAGCAAGGCAGCGTCAAGCCATAGTTGATGGACTAAGAGATAGTGTGCTTGGCTTTAGCGGTAATGTGCCTGGGACTTCAGCTAAGGATGTGATGGATTTGGTTCTGCTCACTCAATACTTTGACACCATGAAAGAGATCGGAGCAGCATCCAAATCTTCTGCTGTTTTCCTCCCACATGGTCCTGGTGCTGTTGCAGATATTGCCGGTCAGATTCGTGATGGATTTCTTCAGACATCTACTCAGCAGGCAAAGTGA